The proteins below are encoded in one region of Brassica napus cultivar Da-Ae chromosome A6, Da-Ae, whole genome shotgun sequence:
- the LOC106351299 gene encoding protein NRT1/ PTR FAMILY 8.3, translated as MGSVEEEQSLIEQGSIQEELKLYAEDGSIDINGNPPLKDRTGNWKACPFILGNECCERLAYYGIAINLITYLTAELHQGNVSAARNVTTWQGTCYITSLIGAVLADAYWGRYWTIASFSSIYFIGMSALTLSATVPYLKPSDCIGDFCPSPTTPQYLTFFLGLYLIALGTGGIKPCVSSFGADQFDEKDPSERVRKSSFFNWFYFCINTGAFGSFLLVLVQENIGWGLGFGIPTVFMGLAIISFFFGTPLYRFQKPKGSPITRICQVLVASYRKTNLKVPEDRTLLYETETQELFVASRKLEHTDDYKYLDKAAVLSLEEARSLEFFNPWSLCTVTQVEEVKILIRMLPIWASGIIFSSLYAQATTMFVQQGRAMNCNIGSFKIPPATLGVFDCVTVLIWVPLYDRFNVPVAKLLTKTDNGFTVLQRMGIGLFISIFGIAAAAVVEMVRLGMAETGTDVSLTVFWQVPQIFIFGAAEVFYFVGQLEFFYGQSPDSMRSVCSALGLLANALGSYLSSLILTVVTYFTTKDGGDGWITDDLNEGHLDYFFWLLAGLSTLNALVYVFSAVNYKQKITS; from the exons TGGGAACTGGAAAGCTTGTCCTTTTATTCTAG GCAACGAATGTTGTGAGCGGTTGGCTTACTACGGTATTGCTATTAATCTCATTACTTATCTCACCGCTGAACTCCACCAAGGAAACGTTTCCGCCGCTAGAAACGTCACGACATGGCAAGGAACTTGTTACATCACTTCTCTCATTGGAGCCGTCTTAGCTGACGCTTACTGGGGTAGATACTGGACCATTGCTTCTTTCTCCTCCATTTATTTCATC GGAATGTCTGCTCTGACTCTCTCCGCAACAGTTCCATACCTGAAACCCTCTGACTGCATCGGAGACTTCTGCCCGTCGCCAACAACACCTCAGTACTTAACCTTCTTCCTCGGGCTTTACCTTATAGCTCTTGGCACCGGGGGAATCAAACCGTGCGTCTCCTCCTTTGGTGCAGACCAGTTTGACGAAAAGGACCCGAGTGAACGTGTTAGAAAGTCTTCTTTCTTCAACTGGTTCTACTTCTGCATCAATACCGGAGCGTTTGGATCctttcttcttgtcttggttcaAGAGAATATCGGCTGGGGGTTAGGTTTCGGGATACCGACTGTGTTCATGGGATTAGCTATCATCAGTTTCTTCTTTGGCACTCCTCTTTATAGGTTTCAGAAACCTAAAGGTAGTCCCATCACAAGGATCTGCCAAGTTCTTGTGGCTTCATACCGTAAGACCAATCTCAAAGTCCCTGAAGACAGAACACTTCTGTATGAAACTGAAACACAAGAGCTGTTCGTTGCAAGTAGGAAACTCGAGCATACAGATGATTACAA GTATCTTGATAAAGCTGCTGTTTTATCATTAGAAGAAGCAAGATCCTTAGAATTTTTCAATCCATGGAGTCTATGCACCGTTACACAGGTCGAAGAAGTCAAGATTCTAATCCGAATGCTCCCTATATGGGCTTCAGGtatcatcttctcatctctctaCGCCCAAGCAACCACCATGTTTGTCCAACAAGGAAGAGCCATGAACTGCAACATCGGCTCCTTCAAGATTCCACCAGCGACTCTCGGGGTCTTCGACTGCGTCACCGTCCTTATTTGGGTCCCACTCTACGACCGGTTCAACGTCCCGGTCGCTAAACTTCTCACAAAAACCGATAATGGGTTCACCGTGCTTCAACGAATGGGAATAGGTCTTTTCATTTCTATCTTCGGTATAGCAGCAGCAGCTGTGGTTGAGATGGTTCGGCTCGGTATGGCGGAAACCGGAACCGATGTTTCTTTAACCGTGTTTTGGCAGGTTCCGCAGATATTTATATTTGGTGCAGCAGAGGTTTTTTACTTTGTAGGACAGCTTGAGTTCTTTTATGGTCAGTCACCAGACTCGATGAGGAGTGTGTGTAGTGCGTTGGGACTACTGGCTAATGCGTTGGGGAGTTACTTGAGCTCGTTAATCCTCACGGTGGTGACGTATTTCACGACCAAGGACGGTGGAGATGGGTGGATTACGGATGATCTTAACGAGGGACATCTTGATTACTTCTTCTGGTTACTGGCCGGTTTAAGCACTTTGAATGCATTGGTTTATGTTTTTTCTGCTGTTAATTACAAACAAAAGATAACGTCGTAA